In one window of Tellurirhabdus rosea DNA:
- a CDS encoding YjbH domain-containing protein, with protein sequence MSDRFFLFTRALWLVLLLTGGSGLLVPASAQVNVSGKPGLIYTPSARVPDEGTFHIGYTFAPRDYAFRFRGRNSESIAYANLVLLPRFEVNLNLLNPNGPVPFAAKGIGDRQLDFKYAFLTEKKARPSAALILSAPFGIDNSLVTYALVATKNIQLSPSLRLEVTAGTGSPWYIYRDERNDSNNNILEGFTLRRKGSKHIVPKYLTGPFAGAVLHLRKGTGFMAEWDSQQFNLGAFATLWKRWTLQAGLLDGRQLTFGTSYAVSLLSTKPQSAHETR encoded by the coding sequence GTGTCTGACCGGTTTTTCCTCTTCACACGTGCCCTGTGGCTGGTCCTGCTGCTTACCGGCGGTTCGGGACTCCTTGTCCCTGCCTCCGCCCAGGTCAACGTGTCCGGAAAGCCCGGCCTGATCTATACGCCCTCCGCCCGCGTCCCCGACGAAGGCACCTTTCACATCGGCTACACCTTTGCCCCCCGCGATTACGCCTTCCGCTTTCGGGGCCGTAATTCCGAAAGCATTGCCTACGCCAACCTCGTGCTGCTTCCCCGCTTCGAGGTAAACCTGAACCTGCTCAATCCCAATGGTCCAGTCCCTTTCGCTGCTAAAGGAATCGGCGACCGGCAGCTGGATTTCAAATACGCTTTTCTGACCGAAAAAAAGGCCCGGCCTTCCGCCGCCCTCATCCTGTCGGCTCCTTTTGGCATTGACAATTCGCTGGTGACCTACGCGCTGGTCGCCACCAAAAACATTCAACTCTCTCCCTCCCTGCGCCTCGAAGTAACAGCAGGGACCGGAAGTCCCTGGTACATTTACCGGGATGAACGCAACGACAGTAACAATAATATTTTGGAAGGCTTTACCCTACGCCGTAAAGGATCAAAGCACATCGTTCCCAAATACCTGACCGGGCCTTTCGCCGGGGCGGTGCTCCATCTGCGGAAAGGCACCGGATTCATGGCCGAGTGGGATTCCCAGCAGTTCAACCTCGGTGCCTTTGCGACGCTCTGGAAACGCTGGACCCTTCAGGCCGGACTACTCGACGGTCGGCAGCTGACCTTCGGTACCTCCTACGCCGTTTCGCTTCTTTCCACCAAACCACAGTCTGCCCATGAAACGCGCTAG